In Coriobacteriaceae bacterium, a single window of DNA contains:
- the ruvX gene encoding Holliday junction resolvase RuvX, producing MVALALDIGETRIGIAVSSRDGKMAMPVKVLPAVEVTGMAKTFRYLVEDYEPDILVSGRPLTMAGEPGPQAERVAAVAQKIADELDLPLEFEDERLSSQEAKRILREQGLNEKQMRGKIDMIAASLFLQTWLDRKNEEVSHV from the coding sequence GTGGTCGCGCTCGCGCTGGACATAGGGGAGACCAGGATCGGCATTGCCGTCTCGAGCCGTGATGGCAAGATGGCAATGCCCGTCAAGGTGCTCCCGGCCGTCGAGGTCACCGGCATGGCCAAGACGTTTCGTTACCTGGTCGAGGACTATGAGCCCGACATCCTGGTAAGCGGACGTCCCCTGACCATGGCCGGCGAGCCCGGCCCCCAGGCCGAGCGTGTTGCCGCCGTGGCGCAAAAGATTGCCGACGAGCTCGATCTTCCGCTGGAGTTTGAGGACGAGCGCCTGTCTTCGCAAGAGGCCAAGCGTATCCTGCGGGAGCAGGGACTCAATGAAAAGCAGATGAGGGGCAAGATCGACATGATCGCCGCCAGCCTGTTCTTGCAGACATGGCTCGATCGCAAAAACGAGGAGGTTTCGCATGTCTAG
- a CDS encoding shikimate kinase, which produces MSQHTKHGCDHIFFIGFLGAGKSTLARNVGTMFKRRFIDTDRLVVRRCGKSVTEIFETEGEERFRELETSALRSLQSERSLLVSCGGGIVETPVNIELMHQMGTCVYLEGDFEDSMRQIRRSDTRPDFRSPEHAALLFEHRRPLYRQAADLTLDIRHKSFEDVSYLCAEMLLERGLL; this is translated from the coding sequence ATGTCCCAGCACACCAAGCACGGCTGCGACCATATCTTCTTTATCGGGTTTTTGGGTGCGGGCAAATCGACGCTTGCACGCAACGTGGGCACGATGTTCAAGCGTCGGTTTATTGATACCGACCGCCTTGTCGTGCGCCGTTGCGGCAAATCGGTAACCGAGATTTTTGAAACCGAGGGCGAGGAGCGCTTTCGCGAGCTCGAGACTTCGGCGCTCCGTTCGCTCCAAAGCGAGCGCAGCCTGTTGGTTTCGTGCGGTGGCGGCATTGTCGAGACGCCGGTCAATATCGAGCTCATGCACCAGATGGGTACCTGTGTGTACCTCGAGGGCGATTTTGAGGATTCGATGCGCCAGATCCGCCGCTCCGACACGCGTCCCGATTTCCGCTCGCCCGAGCACGCGGCGCTGCTCTTTGAGCATCGCCGTCCGTTGTATCGTCAAGCTGCCGATCTTACCCTTGATATTCGCCACAAGTCCTTCGAGGACGTTTCCTACCTTTGTGCCGAGATGCTTTTGGAGCGTGGACTGCTATGA
- the mltG gene encoding endolytic transglycosylase MltG, with amino-acid sequence MIIGGVVAVLALVAIVFFVVPAVKGFFAGEDAKVTAGQQVTVTIPEGASGDTIATILSENHIVENPKDYYAAVKKLNADMSLKPGTYSFTTLMDATKVVQQLMEGPNAGSDALTIPEGLTVDQVADRVAQAYDSISKEDFLNQAKASNYVNDYPFLKGAANDSLEGFLFPKTYSLGKDPSADDVIRAMLDQFNTEYKSLDFAGCEAKIKERYGVEMSDYDIINLASIVEREGLNAEQRAHVASVFYNRLAGKLDGLRYLNSDATMMYVTGGEVTADDLQSDSPYNTYKHEGLPPTPICSPSLEALKATLEPTDSDDLYFYITQDEEYFSQTYEEHQQSWN; translated from the coding sequence ATGATTATCGGTGGCGTCGTCGCCGTGCTTGCGCTTGTCGCGATCGTTTTCTTTGTCGTGCCAGCTGTCAAGGGCTTTTTTGCCGGTGAGGATGCGAAAGTCACCGCTGGCCAGCAGGTTACCGTTACGATTCCCGAGGGCGCCTCGGGCGACACGATCGCCACGATTCTCTCCGAGAACCATATTGTCGAGAATCCCAAGGATTACTACGCGGCGGTCAAAAAGCTCAACGCCGACATGTCGCTCAAGCCCGGCACCTACTCGTTCACGACGCTCATGGACGCGACCAAGGTCGTTCAGCAGCTCATGGAGGGCCCCAATGCGGGCTCCGATGCACTGACTATCCCAGAGGGCCTGACGGTTGACCAGGTCGCCGATCGCGTGGCCCAGGCGTACGACAGTATCTCAAAAGAGGACTTCCTCAACCAGGCGAAGGCCAGCAATTATGTGAACGACTATCCGTTCCTAAAAGGCGCTGCAAACGATTCGCTCGAGGGCTTCCTATTCCCCAAGACCTATTCGTTGGGTAAGGACCCGTCTGCCGATGATGTGATTCGCGCCATGCTCGATCAATTCAACACCGAGTACAAGTCGCTCGATTTTGCCGGTTGCGAGGCCAAAATCAAGGAGCGCTACGGCGTGGAGATGTCTGATTACGACATCATCAATCTCGCTTCCATCGTTGAGCGCGAAGGCCTCAACGCCGAGCAGCGCGCGCATGTCGCCTCGGTGTTCTACAACCGTCTTGCCGGCAAGCTCGATGGTCTGCGCTACCTCAATAGCGATGCGACCATGATGTATGTCACCGGCGGCGAGGTTACCGCCGACGACCTGCAGAGCGATAGCCCGTATAACACCTATAAGCACGAGGGCCTGCCGCCCACGCCCATCTGCTCTCCGTCACTCGAGGCGCTCAAGGCAACCCTTGAGCCCACCGACTCCGATGATCTGTATTTTTACATTACGCAGGACGAGGAGTATTTCTCTCAGACCTACGAAGAGCACCAACAGTCTTGGAATTAA
- a CDS encoding YqeG family HAD IIIA-type phosphatase, with product MRIFSPKRYVASVDRIDLDTLWADGKRAILLDRDNTLVPRDTEQVPAAVSAWLDAARAKGFKLCMVSNNWHRDQVMSSARELGLEAISHAMKPAPFALKAGLKRLGATADEAVLIGDQLYTDVWSGNFAGVDTILVKPQATQDLWYTQIFRIFERRALRDLPCEE from the coding sequence ATGAGGATTTTCAGCCCCAAACGATATGTTGCCTCGGTCGACCGCATCGACCTTGATACCCTGTGGGCCGACGGCAAGCGCGCCATTTTGCTCGACCGCGATAACACCCTGGTGCCGCGTGATACCGAGCAGGTTCCCGCTGCCGTCTCGGCCTGGCTCGACGCCGCTCGTGCCAAGGGCTTTAAGCTGTGCATGGTGTCGAACAACTGGCATCGCGACCAGGTCATGAGCTCAGCACGCGAGCTGGGGCTCGAGGCCATCAGCCATGCCATGAAGCCTGCACCGTTTGCTCTCAAGGCCGGTCTTAAGCGCTTGGGCGCCACGGCCGATGAGGCTGTGCTGATCGGTGACCAGCTGTACACGGACGTGTGGAGCGGTAACTTTGCCGGCGTCGACACGATCTTGGTAAAGCCACAGGCAACTCAGGACCTGTGGTATACGCAGATCTTCCGTATCTTTGAGCGCCGTGCCCTGCGCGACCTTCCCTGCGAGGAATAG